DNA sequence from the Leptospira perdikensis genome:
CTTATCTGACAAAAAACAATTTTCTATCAAAACAGAAAAAAAACAAGATATCTCTCAACTACAAGCAACGGAGAAGATTGTTGCGATTGGAACATCCACCGGTGGAACCATTGCTTTGGAAGAAGTGCTGACAAAATTGCCAAAAGACAAAACACCTGGAATTGTTATTGTCCAACATATGCCAGAAAAATTTACGGAAACCTTTGCCAATCGATTGGATTCCATTTGTGATATTAGTGTGAGAGAGGCAAAAGATGGAGACCGCATTGTTCGTGGCCTTGCCCTTATCGCACCAGGAAACCGCCATATGACCGTTCGTCGATCCGGGGCACAGTATTTTGTGGAAGTGATGGATGGTCCTCTTGTAAACCGCCACAAACCGTCTGTAGATGTACTCTTTCGTTCCGTAGCAAGACAAGCCGGTAAAAATGCCAAAGGAATCATTATGACAGGGATGGGAGATGATGGTGCATCCGGATTACATGAAATGAAAGAAGCGGGGGCAGAAACCATTGCTCAAAACGAGGAAACTTCTGTTGTGTTTGGGATGCCGAAGGAAGCTATTAAGAGAGGAGGAGTTGATCACATCCTACCTCTCTCTGAAATTTACAAAACAATTGTGGGTTACGGTTGATTAACCTAAACCCAACTCTTTTGTTACCTTTACTTTTCTAGATCGAATTTCTTCAGGAGATTCTTCCTTTAGAATTTCGTCTGGTTTGATTTTGAAGATAGGTTGTGCTTTCGAAACAATCTTTCCATCAGAATCCACCATTAAATTTTTCACAATGGTTCCACTCACTGGAGCTAGAATTTTGTTAAACATCTTCATAACTTCAATGATAAAGAGTGGTTGTCCTGCTTGGAAATGATCCCCTTCGTTGATGAGAGTTGGTAAATTCGGAGCTTCCTTGGAATAGAACATTCCACCCATTGGTGCCACAATTTCGTCCCCAGACATTTTTGGCGGAGGGTTGAGTGTTTTGATAAAAGCATCTCTTGTATCTTTGCTTTTAAATTCATCAGGAACCACACCATCCAAATCTGCATTCACATCCAAACCAAAGAAGTTTGATTTGATACCGATTTTAGGAAGCAAAAGTAACGTTTCGAGACCGGCTTGAAAGCCATTATGACTTGCAACAGATGCATTCCAAAGATCCTCAGAAAGTGCCTTCGATGGATTTTTACCTTTCGCGAGAGCCTCAGATAATTCTTTCCAAGAACTAAGACCCGTTCGATTCGATAATTCGGAATAAAATGCTTTGGCTTCCAAAAGTAAATTGGCATCGTGATCCCAAATTTTTTCGGAACTTGCTTTTTCTTCCGTTGTATCTAGATTCAAATAGTAATATAAAGAATCTAAAAATTGGATTGGGTTCTCACTGAAAGCCAAATTGTTTCCCGTGCGAGTCCAAAGTTTCCCATCGAAGTATCCGAGAAATCCACCGAGTAAATGTGGGTTCGCGAGAAGACGTTCCATAGGTCGAATGACAAGAGTCATTTTTTTGTTTAGGACTTTTTTGAGATCTGCGTCTGCCGCTTTTGTTTTTTCAGACCAAAGATATTCTAAATCCAAATCATTGATGATGGATTGTAAAGCTCCGATACCTGCCAAATACGAAATCATAAATGCCGTAGATGGTTTGAACATAGCATCCTTACCCAAAATCCACTGGATGAGTCCGTAATGAACAAGTAAGTTTGTTTCTAGGTTTTGACCTCTAAGCTCAGTTTTGCGAAGGATATTTCCTAAAATTTCTAAGTTCTCTGTTCGGCTAGTTCCATAAGAAACGATGAGAGCCACGTTGGAATCGTAGGCACCCGCTAGGTTGTAGTGAACAAAAGCTCCCGTGTCTGGGTTACGAGTACAAATCCCTTGGTCATCTCGAATCTCTTCAGGAAGGGCATTCGACCAGTTTTGGATGATCCCACCTGCGTGAGGTTGGAGAGCACGGTTAGTCGCATTGATTCGAACTTCCGCGCCGGATACATTGCGAACAATACGTTCTGGTTTTGGAACTCTTGGTCCATGAATAGAAAGAACCGCCATCGCTTCCACAAGGGAATCAATGTAGAAAATATCATTCGGATCATTGGGATTGGTAAACTTCATTTTGTATACCATCTCAGTAACCCGATGTTCTACCTGAATCCGCGTGTTTACTTCCATAAAGAAGAAACTATTTCCTTCTACAATACATTCAAAAGTTGAAACAGAATTCAAACGAATGGCTTTACCAAACACCTCTGCTTGGTTTTCCATATCTTTTAAAGTTTGTACATCTTTATCCAAGATAGCTGCTTTTTTAGAATTTGTGGAACGAACGGAATCTGCTTCTTTTTGGAGTAATTCCACAGTCTGCGAAATTTCCAAAAGTTTTTGTTCGTGCATTTGCAAAGAACAATCACGACCACCAAGAGACAAAGACCACTCCCCGTTACCGATGAGTTGGATTTCGTTGTGGCGGGTGTTTTCGATGTTAAGTTCAATTAGAAAGTTTCTATTAGAACCAACAGCAGTGACTTTGGATTCTGCAAGGATTTCCATAACGGCTGCATCAATTTCTGATTTTTCACCGATGACACGTTGCCCTTTTCCACCACCACCACCGATGTATTTGAATCGGATTCGTTTTCCAGGGTATTGTTTCCAAATGTCTTCACAAAGAATCGCAGACTCTTTTTGTAAGTCTGGGATCGAAGTGATGTCTATGGTTTTTTCATAAGAAAGTTGGAGTAAATCTTCTGCATTGTCTTCAAGTGATCTTGAATCATTAAAAGAAAAATTTAAGTTATTTTCTTTAGCAACTTTAAGGAGCCCGTCTTTTGAATTGCCCGTTTTACGAAGTAAAGCAAGAGCTGTGATATTATCAACCCCAGGAGTTACAGATACTTTTAGACTTCTTGCAAGTTTTTTTGCTTCGTCTTTGGCACCAGCACCTTTCGCCACATGGGAACTTGGTCCCATAAAAGTGATTCCAGCTTTTTCAATGGCTTCAATGAATTCGGCATCTTCTGCCATAAATCCGTAACCAGCAAAGATATGAGTGTACCCATTTTCTTTGGTGATCCCAATGATTTGGCGGATCCTTTGTTCTTTCTCTTCTTTACCAGCGCCCATATAATCAGGAACGCGGTGGATGTTTTCGGGGAATCGAAAGTTACGAAGTTCAGGAGCGAGAGCCTTCGGATAAACGATGGAATCTTTTTCAGAAAGTAGAATTCCATATTCCTTCACACCAATGGCATCAAAAACATCCATAGTCTCCTTACGAACAGGACCACGACATACGATGAGACATTTGATCGATTCCACACTGAAAGACCGAATCCATGCAGATTCGGATTCTTGGAATTGAATGCGTTTTAAATTCTTATCTAACATGGAAATTACTCAAACTCCCTTTGAGGACCGGACATTTCCGCCGGTTTGTATTTGGACATCAGGAAACTCAAGTTTTTAGATAATACATTTCTTGTGTAGCCTGGCAAAATGATGGAAGAAACAGAACCAAGAGAAAGTGCTTCTTTTGGATTCATGAGTTCCTTTTCGTATCGTTGTCCGATTTCGAAAAGTTTGCCATCACGAACGGCGCTTGCTTCTTTTTCACTCATTCCTTTTTTCACATTGGCCAAAAATTCTTTTTGGATGGTTGTGATTTCGTCTTTGTAAACATACTCTTTTCCTGCAGGACCCATTACTGCAATTCTTGCAGTAGGGAGAGCAAACACCATCGAAGCTCCCGTAAAATAAGAGTTAAATGTTGCATAAGCTCCACCAAAGGCGTTACGAATGATGAGAGTGAGTCTTGGAGTTCTAAGATCAATGATGGAATCTAGAAGTTTTCTACCTTCGAGAACAATACCATTATGTTCTTGGTCACGTCCTGGTAAAAATCCTGTAGTATCTTCTACAAAAACCATAGGGATATTGTATAAGTTACAGAATCTTACAAAACGAGTTCCCTTACGAGAAGCACCGATATCAATCTGACCGGAAGAAACAGCAGAGTTGTTGGCAAGAAAACCAACTACATGTCCACCAATTCGACCAAACGCTGTTACAATGTTTCTTGCTCTTTGTGGTTGTAATTCAAAGAACTCACCATGGTCACAGATTTGTTGTAAATACAAAGTAATATCAAATGGAGTGTTCATCCCTGTTGGGGAATTAAAGGTCTTACGGAAAAGAATGTCTTCTTCGTAAATGAACCTGTCCACTGGATCCGATGTAGGATAAAACGGCGCAAAACTATGATTATTGTCTGGTAAATAGGAAAGAAGGCGAATGGCAGTTCTGAGTGAGCCAAGTTCATCATTGGTAACAAGGTCTACTACACCGGACTGTCCGTGAACTTTTGGTCCACCCAAATCCTCAGCCGAGATATCTTCACCAAGAACAGACTTCACAACACCGGGACCTGTAAGTCCAAAGAAGGTTCCATCACATTGGATCATAAAAGATCCTTGGCGAGGGAGATAAGCTCCACCACCTGCGTTAAAACCAAACATGAGCATAACGGAAGGAACCACACCACTGATCTTACGAAGTGCGGTAAAGGCCTCCGAATAACCGTCGAGTCCACCCACTCCCGCCGGTACATAGGCACCTGCAGAATCGTTCATCCCAATGAGAGGGATTCCGTGAGTTCCAGCCATTTGGATGAGACGGGCCAGTTTGCTACCGTTCGTTGCATCCATGGAACCAGCACGAAGAGTGAAGTCGTGTCCGTAGACCGCAACATCGCGACCTTTGATATTTAAAATTCCTGTTACAATCGAGGCACCATCGAAATTTGGTCCCCAGTTTTGGTAAGTAATGTTAGGTTCTTCGTCGGTAAGGACTTTGATTCTCTCCCAAACCGTCATACGGCTTTTGGAGTGTTGGACGCGGATTCTATCTTCTCCGCCTCCTAGGAAAGGTTTTTCAATGAGTTCCTTTCCTAGTTTGAGAGCATCATCATAAATTCCGGTTTGAGTTTCCGGAGCCTTGGTTTCTTTAAACGGGTTGTTTAGGGAATACTGCTTGGTTTCCATAAGTTTTTTTCCAATGTTTTGTCTAGGATCACTTAGAAAAGTGATTTTTACTTCAGAGCAGAGCTCAAATCAGGATAAATTGTAAATAGCTGCTGCATTCCAATGATATCGAATACTTTCTCTACCGCAGGTTGAAGACCGCAGATAGAAATGCTTATTTTTTGCTCTTGGCAAAGGCGTAGTGTTGTGACGAGCAACCGAAGTCCTGCAGAAGAGATAAAGGGAACATCACTTAAATTGAAAATGACTGGTTTTCCTGCCGCACCGACAAGGGCCATTAAGTCCTTTTCTATTTTATGTGTATTGTGAACGTCCAAATTGCCTTGGACATGTACAACCAACTTGTCACCAATTGCTTCCGAATGGATTCCAATTTTGTCTTCGTTCATACGATCGTTTTCTCCAAATAGGTTATGTTTTGTTTCCCGTTGAAGTCATAGGACACTTTGTCCATCAGAGTCTCCATTAGATAAACGCCAAATCCGCCCTTCCGTTCCCCTTTTACATTGGCTTCTACGGAAGGTTTAGGAACTTTTTTTCTGTCAAAGGGTTTCCCCTCATCGATGAGAACAACCTTAAGGTTGTCCCCTAACAATTCCAATCTACATTCGAAACTAGGATGGTTTAGTTCCGTATCTTTGTAACTATGCATGACTATATTGGTCGCTGCTTCATCCAAAGATATAAGAATATCATCGAAAGCAAAGGGTTTTGTGATTTTGCCTTCTAAATGTTCAGAAATAAAATCGCGAAGTTTTGGAATCTCGTCTGGAACTGCAGGGAAAATCCGAGAAATTTCAAAACTAACCACTTCCGCAAATTTGAGGATCATAACAGTAAAGTCATCGTATTGTTCTTCGGACCTAGAAAACTTTCGAATGTCATCATAGACCTCTTCCACGATTTTTTGAGAGGATTCTTCTCTTCTTTCTATGATAAATTCGATAAACCGGTCGAGGCCATACTCCTCTTCATCCGGGTTTTTTTCCTCAATGGCTCCGTCTGTATAAAAAACTAGGATATCTCCAGGTTCAATTTGGATTTCACCACCCTGGTAGTTGGTATGTGGAACAACACCGAGTGGCGCCCCCTTCCCTTTGAGGAGTTCAAAACTTCCATCTTTACGAATCCAAATTTGGTCATTATGA
Encoded proteins:
- a CDS encoding STAS domain-containing protein — encoded protein: MNEDKIGIHSEAIGDKLVVHVQGNLDVHNTHKIEKDLMALVGAAGKPVIFNLSDVPFISSAGLRLLVTTLRLCQEQKISISICGLQPAVEKVFDIIGMQQLFTIYPDLSSALK
- a CDS encoding protein-glutamate methylesterase/protein-glutamine glutaminase gives rise to the protein MKKIKVFVIDDSAVVRQVLAEIFKEDSSFEFLGSASDPIFALDKMNNDWPDVIVLDIEMPRMDGLSFLKKIMSERPTPVVICSTLTTEGSDTAMFAMSLGAIDIITKPKIGLKDFLHESTIELTDAVIAAASVSLKTLPSLSDKKQFSIKTEKKQDISQLQATEKIVAIGTSTGGTIALEEVLTKLPKDKTPGIVIVQHMPEKFTETFANRLDSICDISVREAKDGDRIVRGLALIAPGNRHMTVRRSGAQYFVEVMDGPLVNRHKPSVDVLFRSVARQAGKNAKGIIMTGMGDDGASGLHEMKEAGAETIAQNEETSVVFGMPKEAIKRGGVDHILPLSEIYKTIVGYG
- a CDS encoding acyl-CoA carboxylase subunit beta, which translates into the protein METKQYSLNNPFKETKAPETQTGIYDDALKLGKELIEKPFLGGGEDRIRVQHSKSRMTVWERIKVLTDEEPNITYQNWGPNFDGASIVTGILNIKGRDVAVYGHDFTLRAGSMDATNGSKLARLIQMAGTHGIPLIGMNDSAGAYVPAGVGGLDGYSEAFTALRKISGVVPSVMLMFGFNAGGGAYLPRQGSFMIQCDGTFFGLTGPGVVKSVLGEDISAEDLGGPKVHGQSGVVDLVTNDELGSLRTAIRLLSYLPDNNHSFAPFYPTSDPVDRFIYEEDILFRKTFNSPTGMNTPFDITLYLQQICDHGEFFELQPQRARNIVTAFGRIGGHVVGFLANNSAVSSGQIDIGASRKGTRFVRFCNLYNIPMVFVEDTTGFLPGRDQEHNGIVLEGRKLLDSIIDLRTPRLTLIIRNAFGGAYATFNSYFTGASMVFALPTARIAVMGPAGKEYVYKDEITTIQKEFLANVKKGMSEKEASAVRDGKLFEIGQRYEKELMNPKEALSLGSVSSIILPGYTRNVLSKNLSFLMSKYKPAEMSGPQREFE
- a CDS encoding biotin/lipoyl-containing protein; this encodes MLDKNLKRIQFQESESAWIRSFSVESIKCLIVCRGPVRKETMDVFDAIGVKEYGILLSEKDSIVYPKALAPELRNFRFPENIHRVPDYMGAGKEEKEQRIRQIIGITKENGYTHIFAGYGFMAEDAEFIEAIEKAGITFMGPSSHVAKGAGAKDEAKKLARSLKVSVTPGVDNITALALLRKTGNSKDGLLKVAKENNLNFSFNDSRSLEDNAEDLLQLSYEKTIDITSIPDLQKESAILCEDIWKQYPGKRIRFKYIGGGGGKGQRVIGEKSEIDAAVMEILAESKVTAVGSNRNFLIELNIENTRHNEIQLIGNGEWSLSLGGRDCSLQMHEQKLLEISQTVELLQKEADSVRSTNSKKAAILDKDVQTLKDMENQAEVFGKAIRLNSVSTFECIVEGNSFFFMEVNTRIQVEHRVTEMVYKMKFTNPNDPNDIFYIDSLVEAMAVLSIHGPRVPKPERIVRNVSGAEVRINATNRALQPHAGGIIQNWSNALPEEIRDDQGICTRNPDTGAFVHYNLAGAYDSNVALIVSYGTSRTENLEILGNILRKTELRGQNLETNLLVHYGLIQWILGKDAMFKPSTAFMISYLAGIGALQSIINDLDLEYLWSEKTKAADADLKKVLNKKMTLVIRPMERLLANPHLLGGFLGYFDGKLWTRTGNNLAFSENPIQFLDSLYYYLNLDTTEEKASSEKIWDHDANLLLEAKAFYSELSNRTGLSSWKELSEALAKGKNPSKALSEDLWNASVASHNGFQAGLETLLLLPKIGIKSNFFGLDVNADLDGVVPDEFKSKDTRDAFIKTLNPPPKMSGDEIVAPMGGMFYSKEAPNLPTLINEGDHFQAGQPLFIIEVMKMFNKILAPVSGTIVKNLMVDSDGKIVSKAQPIFKIKPDEILKEESPEEIRSRKVKVTKELGLG